From the Exiguobacterium aurantiacum genome, one window contains:
- a CDS encoding tyrosine-type recombinase/integrase, giving the protein MKFPSVATNRKLIASTEINKKIANMTSVLKGYWAADRWDIRICPHPSAIELSKNPSLRNRWVNFDKVENIWLKTELKYFYYLHLNNGAWNAKSVWIRKGTVISRMMGFLNLKYPNITSITEVPIKKALTEYRTYLTEQKVKTTTTNYKLDVNQQKVTVHANSYYVTHLKQFMEFYEDFYFDGEEWEKDVWNRRKLSLPEDKVNPTSYEYTINFKGFENNYFKEIVKRYCKLMLNIASFSHVVDIASKLKEFFNFMNKNCEGIQRIHQLTRNEIEQYLNYINLKGLKPSTVTGRISTLDVFFTTIQRYDWKDTPSKILIFQEDYPKVPKALPRYIDEHILEQLNGKLDKLEPYIATMVMVLQECGMRISELCTLKKGSVITDKEGDCFLKYYQWKMKKEHIIPISKEIAALILVQEQRVADELDDECIYVFPRKDCSPLKQDTFRVKLNELAYEEKITDSNGEIFRFHAHAFRHTVGTRMINNGVPQHIVQKFLGHESPEMTARYAHIFDETLKKEFTKFKETFVTNNGSILDLSEENTEADNTDLQWFKKNINAQALPNGYCRLPVIAGPCPHANACLDCTNFCTSKQFLNEHEEHLDRTKEILNRAKQNQWQRQVETNERVKNRLEQIIHSLKETN; this is encoded by the coding sequence ATGAAATTTCCAAGTGTAGCGACTAATCGAAAGCTTATCGCTAGTACAGAGATTAATAAAAAAATAGCTAATATGACAAGTGTTTTAAAAGGTTATTGGGCAGCAGATAGATGGGATATAAGAATTTGTCCACATCCTAGTGCAATTGAGTTAAGTAAGAATCCGTCACTAAGAAATCGTTGGGTAAATTTCGATAAGGTGGAAAATATCTGGTTGAAAACAGAATTAAAATATTTTTATTACCTTCACTTGAATAATGGAGCTTGGAATGCAAAATCCGTTTGGATTAGAAAGGGAACAGTGATAAGCCGGATGATGGGATTTTTAAATTTAAAATATCCTAATATTACATCGATAACCGAAGTGCCTATAAAAAAAGCTCTGACAGAATACCGGACCTACTTAACAGAACAAAAAGTAAAAACTACGACTACTAATTACAAACTTGATGTAAATCAGCAGAAAGTTACTGTACATGCTAATTCCTATTACGTTACTCATCTTAAACAGTTTATGGAATTCTATGAGGACTTCTATTTTGATGGGGAAGAATGGGAAAAAGATGTTTGGAATCGAAGAAAATTATCATTACCGGAAGATAAGGTAAACCCAACATCCTACGAATATACGATCAACTTTAAGGGTTTTGAGAATAATTATTTTAAAGAAATAGTTAAGCGATATTGTAAACTAATGTTAAACATAGCTAGCTTTTCTCACGTAGTAGATATAGCTTCAAAATTAAAAGAGTTTTTTAATTTCATGAACAAAAATTGTGAAGGTATACAAAGGATTCATCAATTAACTAGAAATGAAATTGAGCAATATTTAAATTATATTAATTTAAAAGGTTTAAAACCCAGTACTGTAACTGGACGAATATCTACTTTAGACGTTTTTTTTACTACAATTCAAAGGTATGACTGGAAGGATACACCTTCTAAGATCCTTATCTTTCAAGAAGATTACCCTAAAGTGCCGAAGGCACTACCACGTTATATTGATGAACATATACTTGAACAACTAAATGGGAAATTAGATAAATTGGAACCTTATATTGCTACAATGGTTATGGTACTTCAAGAATGCGGAATGCGTATCAGTGAACTTTGTACATTGAAAAAAGGGAGCGTCATAACCGATAAAGAAGGGGATTGCTTTTTAAAGTATTATCAGTGGAAAATGAAGAAAGAGCATATCATTCCTATTTCTAAAGAAATTGCTGCATTGATATTAGTTCAAGAGCAAAGGGTGGCTGATGAACTCGATGATGAATGTATATATGTGTTTCCCCGAAAAGATTGCTCACCATTGAAACAAGATACCTTTAGGGTTAAATTAAATGAACTAGCTTATGAAGAAAAGATAACGGACAGCAACGGAGAAATTTTTCGTTTTCATGCTCATGCCTTTCGGCATACAGTTGGCACAAGAATGATAAATAACGGAGTGCCACAACATATTGTCCAGAAGTTCTTGGGTCACGAATCACCGGAAATGACGGCAAGATATGCACATATTTTTGATGAAACCCTAAAGAAGGAATTTACGAAATTTAAGGAAACCTTTGTAACGAATAACGGTAGCATTCTGGATTTAAGTGAGGAAAATACTGAAGCTGACAATACAGATCTTCAATGGTTTAAAAAGAATATCAATGCACAGGCACTTCCTAATGGCTATTGTCGGTTACCAGTAATTGCAGGACCATGTCCTCATGCAAATGCATGTTTAGATTGTACGAATTTCTGTACAAGTAAACAATTTCTTAATGAACATGAAGAGCACTTAGACCGAACTAAAGAAATACTAAATAGGGCTAAACAAAACCAATGGCAGCGTCAGGTTGAAACCAATGAACGTGTTAAAAATAGATTAGAACAGATTATTCATTCGTTAAAGGAGACGAATTAA
- the istB gene encoding IS21-like element helper ATPase IstB codes for MSLKEMCKSLRLAYVAEIYESIPTESPEKFLMELFSMEMRLREEAKAQRFIKKAKFINNKSLDDYHWGNHIYFPKHLDKDELTSLNFVEHSQNVVLTGSPGTGKTHLAIGLGREACHKGYEVRFFRVSELVEQLNKSWRDGKLSSFHSRLESADLIILDEMGYIPLTKESAELLFHLITDWYERKSLIITSNLEFSQWNRIFGDARLTAALVDRVIHHAHILNFTGDSYRVTHALSKH; via the coding sequence AGCTTGAAAGAAATGTGCAAGTCGCTCCGCCTTGCCTACGTCGCCGAAATCTATGAATCGATTCCAACGGAATCTCCTGAAAAATTTCTTATGGAACTTTTCTCTATGGAAATGCGTCTCCGCGAAGAAGCGAAGGCGCAACGATTTATCAAAAAGGCGAAATTTATCAATAACAAGTCACTCGACGACTATCACTGGGGCAATCACATCTACTTCCCGAAGCATTTGGATAAGGACGAACTGACCTCACTGAATTTCGTCGAGCATTCACAGAACGTCGTTCTGACAGGGTCCCCGGGAACAGGAAAGACCCATTTGGCCATCGGACTCGGGAGAGAGGCTTGTCACAAAGGGTATGAGGTGAGGTTCTTCCGGGTCTCCGAGCTCGTAGAGCAACTCAACAAGTCCTGGCGCGATGGGAAGCTGAGCAGCTTCCATTCACGTCTCGAATCGGCAGACCTTATCATTTTGGACGAGATGGGATACATCCCTCTCACAAAAGAATCTGCGGAACTCCTGTTCCATCTGATCACCGACTGGTATGAGCGAAAGAGCCTGATCATCACATCCAACCTTGAGTTCAGCCAGTGGAATCGTATCTTTGGCGACGCGCGCCTAACGGCGGCACTCGTCGATCGTGTCATCCATCACGCACATATACTTAACTTCACAGGTGACAGTTATCGTGTCACGCATGCGTTGTCGAAACATTAA